TCGTCGCGCTCGTCATCCCGCCGCTCGTGTTCCGTCCCGACGGCCGCGGCCTGCACGACCTGTTCGCCGGTACGTCGACCGTCACCTTCGCGACCCTGCGCACCCTGACCAAGTAGGTCAGGACCCGACCAGCCCGGGCTCGGCCTCGATCGCGCACAGGGATCGGCCCTCACCGCAAGTGCAGCGCCCGGACCGGGGACGCGTTCGCGACGCTGTCCCGATCCGGGCGGCAGGCGCCACCGGCAGGTGGCGAGGTGGGGCGAGAGGTCAGCGGCCGCGGAGGTTGCCGCGCATCCCCTTCATCGAGGTGGGCACGGGGCCACGGGGGAGCGGGACCTTCGGGCGCTGGGCGTCGAGGGCGCGCAGGCGCTGGCGGATCTCGGTGATCTCTGCGGGCTTGACCTGGCGGCCGAGCTTCTGGACGTGGCGGACCAGCTTGTTGAGCGGGACCTGGCCCTCGTCGTTGCCGACGAGCACGTCGTGGACCGGGTAGTCGCCGGCGACCCGCTCGTGCTTCTTGTGCTCGCTGGCCATCAGCGCCTTGAGGCGGCCGGGGTTGCCCTCGCCGACCAGGACGATGCCCGGGGGGCCGACGACGCGGTGGACCATGTCCTGCTGCTTGGTGAAGCCGACGACCTCCTCGATCACCCAGCCGCGGCGCAGCATGGTGAGGGCGCGGGCGGCGGCGCCGAGCTGGCCGTCGAGGCGGGCGAAGGCGGCCTTCTGGGCGCGGCGGCCGAACACGATCATCACGGCGAGCAGGCCGATGAGGAAGGTCGCGACGCCGGCGAGGATCCAGCTGAAGACCGAGTCGTTGTGGGGCAGGACCAGCCGGAACAGCGCCAGGCCGAGGCCGCCGAACACCAGGAACGAGCCGAGCATCCACCAGCGGATGGCCGGGTCGACCTCCCGGGACATCTTGTAGGTCTCGAGGATCTGCCGGCGGCGGCTCATCGTGGACGGGTCGAGTGGCGTGTTCGACATGGGGTGCTGCGGTCTCCTCAGGCAGTTGCTTCGGCGCGGGCGTCCCGCGCGGCCATCGCCTGACGATACAGACGACCCGCCCGGTACGACGAACGCACGAGCGGTCCCGAGAGCACGCCGGCGAAGCCGATCTCCTCGGCCTCGGTGGCGAGCTCGACGAACTCCTCGGGCTTGACCCATCGTTCGACGGGGTGGTGCCGCACGCTGGGGCGCAGGTACTGGGTGATGGTGACCAGCTCGCAGCCTGCGTCGTGGAGGTCGCGGAGGGCGACCGAGATCTCGTCTCGGGTCTCGCCCATGCCGAGGATCAGGTTGGACTTGGTGACCAGTCCGAACGTGCGGGCCTGGGTGAGGACGTCGAGGGAGCGTTCGTAGCGGAACGCGGGGCGGATCCGCTTGAAGATGCGTGGGACGGTCTCGACGTTGTGGGCCAGGACCTCGGGGCGGGACTCGAAGACCTCGGCGAGCAGGGAGGGGTCGCCGTTGAAGTCGGGGACCAGGTTCTCCACGCCGGTGTCGGGGTTGAGGTCGTGGATGGCGCGGACGGTCTCGGCGTAGAGCCAGGCGCCGCCGTCGGGCAGGTCGTCGCGGGCCACGCCGGTGATGGTGGCGTACTTGAGGCCCATGGTCTGCACGGACTCGGCGACGCGTCGGGGTTCGTCGCGGTCGAGGGGTTGGGGCTTGCCGGTGTCGATCTGGCAGAAGTCGCAGCGTCGGGTGCACTGGTCGCCGCCGATGAGGAAGGTGGCTTCCTTGTCCTCCCAGCACTCGAAGATGTTGGGGCAGCCGGCTTCCTCGCACACGGTGTGCAGGCCTTCGGAGTGGACCAGCTTCTTCAGGCCGCGGTACTCGGGGCCCATCACCGCCTTGGTGCGGATCCACGAGGGCTTGCGCTCGATCGGGGTCTCCGCGTTGCGGACCTCCAGGCGGAGGAGCTTGCGCCCCTCGGGTGTCGCACTCACCGGTTCAGCCTACTCGGGGATAGCTGACGACCGGCACGGCCACCTTCGCCGGGTCCGGCCGCGGCTC
This genomic interval from Nocardioides kongjuensis contains the following:
- a CDS encoding DUF4191 domain-containing protein, with the translated sequence MSNTPLDPSTMSRRRQILETYKMSREVDPAIRWWMLGSFLVFGGLGLALFRLVLPHNDSVFSWILAGVATFLIGLLAVMIVFGRRAQKAAFARLDGQLGAAARALTMLRRGWVIEEVVGFTKQQDMVHRVVGPPGIVLVGEGNPGRLKALMASEHKKHERVAGDYPVHDVLVGNDEGQVPLNKLVRHVQKLGRQVKPAEITEIRQRLRALDAQRPKVPLPRGPVPTSMKGMRGNLRGR
- the lipA gene encoding lipoyl synthase, which codes for MSATPEGRKLLRLEVRNAETPIERKPSWIRTKAVMGPEYRGLKKLVHSEGLHTVCEEAGCPNIFECWEDKEATFLIGGDQCTRRCDFCQIDTGKPQPLDRDEPRRVAESVQTMGLKYATITGVARDDLPDGGAWLYAETVRAIHDLNPDTGVENLVPDFNGDPSLLAEVFESRPEVLAHNVETVPRIFKRIRPAFRYERSLDVLTQARTFGLVTKSNLILGMGETRDEISVALRDLHDAGCELVTITQYLRPSVRHHPVERWVKPEEFVELATEAEEIGFAGVLSGPLVRSSYRAGRLYRQAMAARDARAEATA